A single Lactuca sativa cultivar Salinas chromosome 8, Lsat_Salinas_v11, whole genome shotgun sequence DNA region contains:
- the LOC111893204 gene encoding omega-3 fatty acid desaturase, endoplasmic reticulum isoform X1 — MKTEPQSKAMAVISGNGGKLQEGAVVNGGEGDDVYFDPSAPPPFRVAEIRSAIPKHCWVKNPWRSMAYVIRDILVISSLVTMAVYLKHITLVFWPLYWVAQGTMFWAIFVLGHDCGHGSFSDSATLNSIVGHILHSAILVPYHGWRISHRTHHQNHGHVENDESWVPIPEKTYKSLDASTKFFRFKIPFPMFAYPLYLLKRSPGKSGSHFNPYSEIFSPNERHYIVTSTICWGVMVCLLFYLANEIGSMLMFNLYGIPYLIFVAWLDIVTYLHHHGYEKKLPWYRGKEWSYLRGGLTTVDRDYGLFNNIHHDIGTHVIHHLFPQIPHYHLIEATKAAKPVLGEYYREPKKSGLIPIHLIQNLMRSIQQDHFVSDVGDIVYYQTDDELHIFCFRKNKQHLSVN; from the exons aTGAAAACAGAGCCCCAAAGCAAAGCAATGGCTGTAATATCTGGAAACGGGGGAAAGCTTCAAGAAGGGGCTGTTGTGAATGGAGGTGAGGGTGATGATGTGTACTTTGACCCTTCTGCCCCTCCTCCTTTCAGGGTGGCTGAAATCAGATCGGCCATTCCTAAGCATTGTTGGGTTAAGAATCCATGGAGATCAATGGCATATGTCATCAGGGATATTTTGGTCATTTCATCTTTGGTTACCATGGCTGTCTACCTAAAGCACATTACTTTGGTTTTCTGGCCACTCTATTGGGTTGCTCAGGGCACAATGTTTTGGGCAATCTTTGTTCTTGGTCATGATTG TGGGCATGGAAGCTTTTCGGACAGTGCTACCCTTAATAGCATTGTGGGCCATATTTTGCATTCTGCAATTCTTGTACCCTATCATGGCTG GAGGATTAGTCATAGAACTCACCACCAGAATCATGGGCATGTTGAGAATGATGAGTCATGGGTTCCG ATACCAGAGAAAACGTACAAGAGTTTAGATGCCAGTACAAAATTCTTCAGATTCAAAATCCCTTTTCCGATGTTCGCATATCCACTATACCTG TTGAAGCGGAGCCCAGGGAAAAGTGGGTCCCATTTCAACCCATATAGTGAAATATTTTCACCAAATGAGAGGCATTACATAGTGACCTCTACCATATGTTGGGGAGTTATGGTTTGTTTGCTTTTCTACTTAGCCAATGAGATTGGCTCAATGCTTATGTTCAACCTCTATGGCATCccttatttg ATCTTTGTGGCATGGTTGGATATAGTAACGTATTTGCATCACCATGGTTATGAGAAGAAACTTCCTTGGTATCGTGGCAAG GAATGGAGTTATCTAAGAGGAGGGCTTACAACTGTAGATCGTGATTATGGATTATTTAACAACATTCATCATGATATTGGCACTCATGTCATCCATCACCTCTTCCCTCAAATCCCACATTATCATTTAATCGAAGCT ACAAAGGCAGCTAAGCCAGTGCTTGGGGAGTACTATCGAGAACCTAAAAAGTCTGGATTGATACCAATACATTTGATACAGAACTTGATGAGAAGCATTCAACAAGATCATTTTGTTAGTGACGTTGGTGATATAGTTTATTATCAAACAGATGATGA ACTACATATATTTTgcttcagaaaaaacaaacagcacttAAGTGTTAATTAG
- the LOC111893204 gene encoding omega-3 fatty acid desaturase, endoplasmic reticulum isoform X2 — MKTEPQSKAMAVISGNGGKLQEGAVVNGGEGDDVYFDPSAPPPFRVAEIRSAIPKHCWVKNPWRSMAYVIRDILVISSLVTMAVYLKHITLVFWPLYWVAQGTMFWAIFVLGHDCGHGSFSDSATLNSIVGHILHSAILVPYHGWRISHRTHHQNHGHVENDESWVPIPEKTYKSLDASTKFFRFKIPFPMFAYPLYLLKRSPGKSGSHFNPYSEIFSPNERHYIVTSTICWGVMVCLLFYLANEIGSMLMFNLYGIPYLIFVAWLDIVTYLHHHGYEKKLPWYRGKEWSYLRGGLTTVDRDYGLFNNIHHDIGTHVIHHLFPQIPHYHLIEATKAAKPVLGEYYREPKKSGLIPIHLIQNLMRSIQQDHFVSDVGDIVYYQTDDELTGKRK; from the exons aTGAAAACAGAGCCCCAAAGCAAAGCAATGGCTGTAATATCTGGAAACGGGGGAAAGCTTCAAGAAGGGGCTGTTGTGAATGGAGGTGAGGGTGATGATGTGTACTTTGACCCTTCTGCCCCTCCTCCTTTCAGGGTGGCTGAAATCAGATCGGCCATTCCTAAGCATTGTTGGGTTAAGAATCCATGGAGATCAATGGCATATGTCATCAGGGATATTTTGGTCATTTCATCTTTGGTTACCATGGCTGTCTACCTAAAGCACATTACTTTGGTTTTCTGGCCACTCTATTGGGTTGCTCAGGGCACAATGTTTTGGGCAATCTTTGTTCTTGGTCATGATTG TGGGCATGGAAGCTTTTCGGACAGTGCTACCCTTAATAGCATTGTGGGCCATATTTTGCATTCTGCAATTCTTGTACCCTATCATGGCTG GAGGATTAGTCATAGAACTCACCACCAGAATCATGGGCATGTTGAGAATGATGAGTCATGGGTTCCG ATACCAGAGAAAACGTACAAGAGTTTAGATGCCAGTACAAAATTCTTCAGATTCAAAATCCCTTTTCCGATGTTCGCATATCCACTATACCTG TTGAAGCGGAGCCCAGGGAAAAGTGGGTCCCATTTCAACCCATATAGTGAAATATTTTCACCAAATGAGAGGCATTACATAGTGACCTCTACCATATGTTGGGGAGTTATGGTTTGTTTGCTTTTCTACTTAGCCAATGAGATTGGCTCAATGCTTATGTTCAACCTCTATGGCATCccttatttg ATCTTTGTGGCATGGTTGGATATAGTAACGTATTTGCATCACCATGGTTATGAGAAGAAACTTCCTTGGTATCGTGGCAAG GAATGGAGTTATCTAAGAGGAGGGCTTACAACTGTAGATCGTGATTATGGATTATTTAACAACATTCATCATGATATTGGCACTCATGTCATCCATCACCTCTTCCCTCAAATCCCACATTATCATTTAATCGAAGCT ACAAAGGCAGCTAAGCCAGTGCTTGGGGAGTACTATCGAGAACCTAAAAAGTCTGGATTGATACCAATACATTTGATACAGAACTTGATGAGAAGCATTCAACAAGATCATTTTGTTAGTGACGTTGGTGATATAGTTTATTATCAAACAGATGATGAGTTGACTGGAAAAAGGAAATGA
- the LOC111893205 gene encoding uncharacterized protein LOC111893205 has translation MKFLHSPSSSSSTSEFPTTSCIPAALRRLLCFHSLPALPFDHHIEESFEDNEFDELYCDNKLKGSPGIVAKLMGLDSIPIGNSINQWSKLGLQKRSDYVREAPSFVELENEKFIILSFEGGGKDTELKLKSPKTRKCLPEFQEKTRNRKNQEMSICQSPVNGGEVLKYSCELLDFNQNSKKSCDTECAKRRRSRNNNLEKVEIESDSENSSPVSVLEFKEDQEASHSVKEELKFKPSNSRRKLREELDQNAPSPSPRSSCNSTDEGVESSRKGKICIGLKKNNAMIGKMWKEICKIAERDIMDSSMVKRERWKGEDYEEIGVSFELQILDQLILELFTIT, from the exons ATGAAATTCCTTCATTCTCCTTCATCATCTTCCTCCACCTCCGAATTCCCCACCACCAGCTGTATCCCCGCCGCCCTCCGCCGCCTGCTCTGCTTCCACAGTCTTCCCGCACTCCCTTTTGATCATCACATCGAAGAATCCTTTGAAGATAATGAGTTCGATGAGCTTTATTGTGATAATAAGCTTAAAGGTAGTCCTGGGATTGTGGCAAAACTTATGGGGTTGGATTCGATCCCAATAGGGAATTCGATAAATCAATGGAGCAAATTGGGGTTGCAGAAAAGAAGCGATTATGTTCGTGAAGCACCGAGCTTTGTAGAGCTTGAAAACGAGAAGTTCATCATTCTTAGCTTTGAAGGAGGTGGTAAAGACACGGAATTGAAGTTAAAATCTCCGAAAACTCGAAAGTGTTTACCTGAATTCCAGGagaaaacaaggaacaggaagaatcAAGAAATGTCGATTTGTCAAAGTCCAGTGAATGGTGGAGAAGTTTTGAAGTACTCATGTGAATTGTTGGATTTCAACCAGAATTCCAAGAAATCATGTGATACAGAGTGTGCTAAAAGACGGAGATCAAGGAATAATAACCTTGAGAAAGTTGAAATTGAGTCTGACTCTGAAAATTCAAGCCCCGTttctgttcttgaattcaaagaagatcaagaagcttCACATTCAG TAAAAGAAGAATTGAAGTTCAAACCTTCGAATTCAAGGAGAAAATTGAGAGAGGAACTTGACCAGAATGCACCATCTCCATCTCCAAGAAGCAGCTGCAATTCAacggatgaaggtgttgaatcaAGCAGAAAAGGTAAGATATGCATTGGATTAAAGAAGAATAATGCTATGATTGGGAAAATGTGGAAAGAAATTTGCAAAATAGCAGAAAGAGATATAATGGATTCAAGTATGGTGAAGAGAGAAAGATGGAAAGGTGAAGATTATGAAGAGATTGGTGTCAGTTTTGAGTTGCAAATTCTTGATCAACTAATACTTGAACTATTCACCATCACATGA
- the LOC111893157 gene encoding phosphoinositide phospholipase C 2: MQSFEVFGCFLRHFRPKGDALPEDLKQVVSNYSEDGIMSVQNLHDFLTEYQEQTDADAQAIFNRAKHHNLQHKGLHLLQYLYSDLNYPLQTILDDMKSPLSHYYIYTSHNTYLTGNQFTSDSSVRPIIRALQKGVRGIELDLWPNSTNTDINVCHGRTLTSSVKLRKCLRVIKDYAFHASEYPVVITFEDHLNKKLRDKVALMVKSTFQDMLLLPDKDHKLTKLPSPEELKKKIIISTKPPNESLEPETVDDKKMTNNIKSGTIFDCLKSKEGSDEESRHPEEDLQGEVPEYKDLIFIHAVKHKGNLLDSLHVDPNKYKRLSLSEQALVEACQEHGQQIVRFTERNILRVYPKGTRLDSSNYSPFHGWKHGAQMVAFNMQGYGKNLWLMQGMFRANGGRGYVKKPKFLCDGDLSFRPNEVKKILKVKIYMGEGWHSEFHHAHFDYCSPPDFYAKVGVYGYEDADDDKSPRMYKTKTIEDDWWPLWNEEFEFPIKVPELALLRIVVKDNDTTKKNEFGGQTCLPVSELRTGIRCVPLYNKKGEKYRFIKLLMRFELVIPIS; encoded by the exons ATGCAATCTTTTGAGGTATTCGGTTGCTTCTTGAGGCATTTCAGGCCAAAAGGAGATGCACTTCCAGAAGATCTTAAACAAGTGGTTTCAAACTACTCAGAGGATGGTATAATGAGTGTTCAAAATCTTCATGATTTCTTGACAGAATATCAAGAACAAACTGATGCTGATGCCCAAGCCATTTTCAACAGAGCAAAACATCACAATCTTCAACACAAAGGCCTGCATCTCTTGCAATATTTATACAGCGACCTCAACTATCCTCTTCAA ACGATTCTTGATGACATGAAATCTCCACTTTCTCATTATTATATATACACAAGTCACAATACTTATTTAACTGGTAACCAGTTTACAAGTGACAGTAGTGTTAGACCTATCATAAGGGCCCTACAGAAAGGTGTAAGAGGTATTGAATTGGATCTTTGGCCAAATTCGACAAATACCGATATAAATGTTTGTCATGGAAG GACTCTAACCTCATCTGTAAAACTGAGGAAATGTTTGAGAGTTATCAAGGATTACGCCTTCCATGCTTCCGAATATCCAGTTGTTATCACTTTTGAAGATCATCTCAACAAAAAACTACGCGATAAAGTGGCACTT ATGGTGAAAAGCACGTTTCAGGACATGCTGCTTCTCCCAGACAAAGATCATAAATTGACTAAACTACCCTCACCTGAGGAACTAAAGAAGAAGATCATCATCTCAACAAAACCACCAAATGAGTCTTTGGAGCCAGAGACTGTGGATGATAAGAAAATGACTAAT AATATAAaatcagggaccatttttgactGCTTGAAAAGCAAAGAAGGTTCAGATGAAGAAAGTAGGCATCCTGAGGAAGATCTACAGGGTGAAGTCCCTGAGTACAAGGACTTGATCTTTATCCATGCTGTAAAGCATAAAGGAAACCTGCTTGATTCTCTACATGTTGACCCAAATAAATACAAACGTCTTAGCTTGAGTGAACAGGCCCTTGTAGAAGCTTGCCAAGAACATGGGCAACAAATCGTGAG ATTCACAGAGAGGAATATACTGAGGGTGTACCCTAAAGGGACGCGTCTTGATTCGTCTAATTACAGTCCATTTCATGGTTGGAAGCATGGAGCTCAAATGGTTGCATTCAACATGCag GGATATGGAAAGAATCTGTGGTTGATGCAAGGAATGTTCCGAGCCAATGGTGGTCGTGGATACGTGAAGAAACCAAAGTTTTTATGTGATGGGGACCTGAGCTTTCGTCCCAATGaagtcaagaaaattttgaag GTAAAAATTTACATGGGAGAAGGATGGCATTCGGAGTTTCATCATGCTCACTTCGATTACTGTTCTCCACCTGACTTCTATGCAAAA GTGGGAGTATATGGATATGAGGATGCTGATGATGATAAATCTCCAAGAATGTATAAAACCAAGACAATTGAGGATGATTGGTGGCCACTTTGGAATGAGGAGTTTGAATTTCCGATTAAGGTCCCGGAATTGGCATTGTTAAGAATTGTGGTTAAAGATAATGACACCACCAAGAAAAATGAGTTTGGAGGCCAAACTTGCTTACCTGTTTCAGAGTTGAGAACAGGCATACGTTGTGTCCCATTGTATAACAAAAAAGGCGAAAAATATAGGTTCATAAAGCTTCTCATGCGTTTTGAACTTGTGATTCCCATAAGTTAG
- the LOC111893156 gene encoding phosphoinositide phospholipase C 6 isoform X2 has translation MGNYRVCWCFTRKFKISEAEPPTDVKEAFKKYSDDGIHMTADQLRRFLEDYQGDNEHDSSISEAERIVEQILHKRHHLAKFINRKALSLEDFHHFLFSVDLNPPIRSQVHQDMTAPLSHYFIYTGHNSYLTGNQLSSKCSEVPIIKALKRGVRVIELDLWPNSSKKHVHVLHGRTLTSPVELLRCLKAIKEYAFVASPYPVIITLEDHLTPDLQAKVAQMVTETFGPMLYFPESEKLEEFPTPESLKYRILISTKPPKEYLEAEDDKQGSSRKSRLSSSSSSSDDDDSWSEEPSRNGSYEEKCFKSGSDRSDHDVDNEGKISPLSPIYKRLIAIHAGKPKGGLKDALKVEKDKVRRLSLAEQALEKAVENHRHDVVRFSQKNILRIYPKGTRITSTNYKPLIGWLHGAQMVAFNMQGYGRSLWLMHGMFRANGGCGYVKKPEFLMRQGPTNEVFNRKAKLPPQTSLKVKIYMGDGWRFDFKKTHFDKYSPPDFYTRVGIAGAPVDKKMKKTKIKEDNWTPVWNEEFTFPLAVPELAFLRIEVHDYNMSEKDDFAGQICLPVSELRPEDIPGIEREAKEWNLEY, from the exons ATGGGGAATTACAGGGTTTGCTGGTGTTTTACTAGGAAGTTCAAGATATCGGAAGCAGAGCCGCCGACTGACGTcaaagaagcattcaagaagTACTCCGACGATGGGATCCACATGACGGCAGATCAGCTCCGGCGGTTTTTGGAGGATTACCAGGGCGACAATGAACACGATTCTTCGATTTCTGAAGCTGAGCGTATAGTTGAGCAGATACTTCACAAGCGGCATCATCTTGCCAAGTTTATTAATAGGAAGGCTCTTTCTCTAGAGGATTTCCATCACTTCCTCTTCAGCGTCGACCTTAATCCCCCAATTAGATCACAG GTTCACCAAGATATGACTGCTCCCTTATCCCATTACTTCATATACACCGGCCACAACTCTTACTTGACTGGGAACCAGTTAAGCAGCAAGTGCAGTGAAGTTCCAATCATCAAAGCACTCAAACGAGGTGTAAGAGTCATAGAACTTGATCTATggccaaactcatcaaaaaagCATGTGCATGTTCTTCATGGAAGGACCCTGACGAGCCCTGTAGAACTCTTGAGGTGTTTGAAAGCAATCAAAGAGTATGCCTTCGTGGCTTCTCCCTATCCAGTCATCATAACACTCGAAGACCACCTTACACCTGATCTTCAAGCAAAAGTAGCTCAG ATGGTCACTGAAACATTTGGGCCAATGCTATATTTCCCTGAATCAGAAAAATTGGAAGAATTTCCAACACCCGAGAGCTTAAAGTATAGGATCTTGATTTCAACCAAACCCCCAAAAGAGTACCTTGAAGCCGAAGATGACAAGCAAGGTAGCTCAAGAAAGAGCcgcctttcttcttcttcttcctcttctgatGATGATGATTCTTGGAGTGAAGAGCCTTCAAGAAATGGATCATATGAAGAAAAATGTTTTAAG TCTGGAAGTGATAGGAGTGACCATGATGTTGACAATGAGGGCAAAATATCACCTTTATCTCCTATTTACAAGAGGCTAATTGCAATTCATGCTGGCAAACCAAAAGGTGGATTGAAGGATGCATTGAAAGTTGAAAAGGACAAAGTTAGGCGCCTGAGTTTGGCTGAACAAGCACTTGAAAAGGCTGTAGAAAATCATAGACATGATGTAGTAAG GTTCAGCCAAAAGAATATTCTAAGGATCTATCCCAAGGGAACACGCATAACCTCCACCAATTACAAGCCACTAATCGGTTGGCTACATGGAGCTCAGATGGTTGCATTTAATATGCAG GGATATGGTAGATCACTGTGGTTAATGCATGGAATGTTTAGAGCTAATGGAGGTTGTGGTTATGTGAAAAAACCAGAGTTTTTAATGAGACAAGGGCCCACGAATGAGGTGTTTAATCGTAAAGCAAAGCTTCCACCCCAAACATCTTTAAAG GTGAAAATCTATATGGGAGATGGATGGcgttttgattttaaaaaaactcattttGATAAATACTCCCCACCAGATTTCTACACCAGG GTGGGTATAGCTGGAGCACCTGTtgataagaaaatgaaaaaaacaaaGATCAAAGAGGACAACTGGACACCTGTTTGGAATGAAGAGTTTACATTTCCATTAGCAGTTCCTGAATTAGCTTTTCTTCGAATTGAAGTACATGATTACAACATGTCAGAAAAAGATGATTTTGCTGGCCAAATTTGTCTGCCTGTATCAGAATTGAGGCCAG AAGATATTCCAGGAATAGAAAGAGAAGCAAAAGAATGGAATTTGGAATATTAG
- the LOC111893156 gene encoding phosphoinositide phospholipase C 4 isoform X1, translating into MGNYRVCWCFTRKFKISEAEPPTDVKEAFKKYSDDGIHMTADQLRRFLEDYQGDNEHDSSISEAERIVEQILHKRHHLAKFINRKALSLEDFHHFLFSVDLNPPIRSQVHQDMTAPLSHYFIYTGHNSYLTGNQLSSKCSEVPIIKALKRGVRVIELDLWPNSSKKHVHVLHGRTLTSPVELLRCLKAIKEYAFVASPYPVIITLEDHLTPDLQAKVAQMVTETFGPMLYFPESEKLEEFPTPESLKYRILISTKPPKEYLEAEDDKQGSSRKSRLSSSSSSSDDDDSWSEEPSRNGSYEEKCFKSGSDRSDHDVDNEGKISPLSPIYKRLIAIHAGKPKGGLKDALKVEKDKVRRLSLAEQALEKAVENHRHDVVRFSQKNILRIYPKGTRITSTNYKPLIGWLHGAQMVAFNMQGYGRSLWLMHGMFRANGGCGYVKKPEFLMRQGPTNEVFNRKAKLPPQTSLKVKIYMGDGWRFDFKKTHFDKYSPPDFYTRVGIAGAPVDKKMKKTKIKEDNWTPVWNEEFTFPLAVPELAFLRIEVHDYNMSEKDDFAGQICLPVSELRPGIRAIPLCNRKGDQYTSARLLVRFEFM; encoded by the exons ATGGGGAATTACAGGGTTTGCTGGTGTTTTACTAGGAAGTTCAAGATATCGGAAGCAGAGCCGCCGACTGACGTcaaagaagcattcaagaagTACTCCGACGATGGGATCCACATGACGGCAGATCAGCTCCGGCGGTTTTTGGAGGATTACCAGGGCGACAATGAACACGATTCTTCGATTTCTGAAGCTGAGCGTATAGTTGAGCAGATACTTCACAAGCGGCATCATCTTGCCAAGTTTATTAATAGGAAGGCTCTTTCTCTAGAGGATTTCCATCACTTCCTCTTCAGCGTCGACCTTAATCCCCCAATTAGATCACAG GTTCACCAAGATATGACTGCTCCCTTATCCCATTACTTCATATACACCGGCCACAACTCTTACTTGACTGGGAACCAGTTAAGCAGCAAGTGCAGTGAAGTTCCAATCATCAAAGCACTCAAACGAGGTGTAAGAGTCATAGAACTTGATCTATggccaaactcatcaaaaaagCATGTGCATGTTCTTCATGGAAGGACCCTGACGAGCCCTGTAGAACTCTTGAGGTGTTTGAAAGCAATCAAAGAGTATGCCTTCGTGGCTTCTCCCTATCCAGTCATCATAACACTCGAAGACCACCTTACACCTGATCTTCAAGCAAAAGTAGCTCAG ATGGTCACTGAAACATTTGGGCCAATGCTATATTTCCCTGAATCAGAAAAATTGGAAGAATTTCCAACACCCGAGAGCTTAAAGTATAGGATCTTGATTTCAACCAAACCCCCAAAAGAGTACCTTGAAGCCGAAGATGACAAGCAAGGTAGCTCAAGAAAGAGCcgcctttcttcttcttcttcctcttctgatGATGATGATTCTTGGAGTGAAGAGCCTTCAAGAAATGGATCATATGAAGAAAAATGTTTTAAG TCTGGAAGTGATAGGAGTGACCATGATGTTGACAATGAGGGCAAAATATCACCTTTATCTCCTATTTACAAGAGGCTAATTGCAATTCATGCTGGCAAACCAAAAGGTGGATTGAAGGATGCATTGAAAGTTGAAAAGGACAAAGTTAGGCGCCTGAGTTTGGCTGAACAAGCACTTGAAAAGGCTGTAGAAAATCATAGACATGATGTAGTAAG GTTCAGCCAAAAGAATATTCTAAGGATCTATCCCAAGGGAACACGCATAACCTCCACCAATTACAAGCCACTAATCGGTTGGCTACATGGAGCTCAGATGGTTGCATTTAATATGCAG GGATATGGTAGATCACTGTGGTTAATGCATGGAATGTTTAGAGCTAATGGAGGTTGTGGTTATGTGAAAAAACCAGAGTTTTTAATGAGACAAGGGCCCACGAATGAGGTGTTTAATCGTAAAGCAAAGCTTCCACCCCAAACATCTTTAAAG GTGAAAATCTATATGGGAGATGGATGGcgttttgattttaaaaaaactcattttGATAAATACTCCCCACCAGATTTCTACACCAGG GTGGGTATAGCTGGAGCACCTGTtgataagaaaatgaaaaaaacaaaGATCAAAGAGGACAACTGGACACCTGTTTGGAATGAAGAGTTTACATTTCCATTAGCAGTTCCTGAATTAGCTTTTCTTCGAATTGAAGTACATGATTACAACATGTCAGAAAAAGATGATTTTGCTGGCCAAATTTGTCTGCCTGTATCAGAATTGAGGCCAGGTATTCGTGCAATCCCTCTTTGTAATCGTAAAGGAGATCAATATACATCTGCAAGGTTACTTGTGCGCTTCGAATTCATGTAA